The genomic DNA AAATTAGGATTTAATAATTAAATTCTGACATGGATAAACAAAAAATAAAATTATTTTTGATTGCTCACAGATAACTTTTAGTTTTTCAAAATAGTTATCAAAGACATCAATAAAATATCTGGAAATAGTGACATTGACTAGAATAAATTTGGCAAATGTTTGTAATTTACAGAATCTTTATTTTTAATCCCTTAAAACTTAATATTAATTACCCATAAAAACTGACTATGCCTACTAATAACAACAGTCGTTCAGCATCAGGATTAGAACAAGCAGAACTAAAAAATGCAGGTTTACTTTCTCTTGAAAAATCCGCAGGTTTGACAACATCTCTTGATAATTCACTTCCTGGCAGTTCCGCACCTGGATCATTGGAAGATAACCCATTAGTATTCCCAATCTCACCATCATTAGAATTTCCAACTTTACCACCTGTAGGCAGTAATAATCCTAATCCCAATCCTTACTTAACCAGCGCAGCAGTTGTTCCAGATTTTAATGGCGATGGTAAAACAGATAAAATGTGGGTAAATGTCCAAACTGGTGAAATTTTAGTTCGCCTCATGGACGGTACAAGAGTCATTGAACAGGCTTCTTTAGGTCAATATGACTTAACAACCTGGGATTATAAAATAGCTGATTTTAACAGTGATAATAAGACAGATTTCTTGTTAAGAAATCAACAAACTGGTGAGAATCTTGTTGTCTTAATGGATGGAACAAGAGTTGCTAATTTTGTGGCTTTAGATCGAGTTGATCCAGGTTGGAATGCTCAAATTGGCGATTTTAATGGCGATCGCAAAACCGATATTTTCTGGCGTAATAATCAAACTGGTGAAAATGCCATTTGGGAAATGAATGGTACTACAG from Okeanomitos corallinicola TIOX110 includes the following:
- a CDS encoding VCBS repeat-containing protein — translated: MPTNNNSRSASGLEQAELKNAGLLSLEKSAGLTTSLDNSLPGSSAPGSLEDNPLVFPISPSLEFPTLPPVGSNNPNPNPYLTSAAVVPDFNGDGKTDKMWVNVQTGEILVRLMDGTRVIEQASLGQYDLTTWDYKIADFNSDNKTDFLLRNQQTGENLVVLMDGTRVANFVALDRVDPGWNAQIGDFNGDRKTDIFWRNNQTGENAIWEMNGTTVTNATRLETTDLALTATIVDFDGNGKSDIFWRNNTTGENSAWFMDGSNATTYDLQSQDASWVATLGDFNGDFRTDLLWRNTSTGENKIWTMSGVFVTEGVVNTLGLDWTANIGDFNSDGKTDIFWHNATTGENTAWLMDGTSISSEAFLPSNSPGYTASLGDYNGDGKTDVYWRDQQTGADKIWNMDGTLATENLIAEEDKLTPEWYTA